One Neovison vison isolate M4711 chromosome 2, ASM_NN_V1, whole genome shotgun sequence genomic window carries:
- the MED18 gene encoding mediator of RNA polymerase II transcription subunit 18: MEAPPVTMMPVTGGTINMMEYLLQGSVLDHSLESLIHRLRGLCDNMEPETFLDHEMVFLLKGQQASPFVLRARRSMDRGGAPWHLRYLGQPEMGDKNRHALVRNCVDIATSENLTDFLMEMGFRMDHEFVAKGHLFRKGIMKIMVYKIFRILVPGNTDSTEALSLSYLVELSVVAPAGQDMVSDDMRNFAEQLKPLVHLEKIDPKRLM, encoded by the exons ATGGAGGCACCTCCGGTCACCATGATGCCTGTTACTGGAGGCACTATTAATATGATGGAGTACCTGCTGCAGG GAAGCGTTCTAGATCACAGTTTGGAAAGCCTTATCCACCGCCTTCGTGGTTTGTGTGATAACATGGAACCCGAGACTTTCCTTGACCACGAGATGGTATTCCTCCTTAAGGGCCAGCAGGCTAGTCCATTTGTTCTCAGGGCCCGGCGTTCTATGGACAGGGGAGGAGCACCCTGGCATCTGCGTTACCTGGGACAGCCAGAAATGGGAGACAAGAACCGCCATGCCCTGGTGCGCAATTGTGTAGACATTGCAACATCTGAGAACCTCACTGACTTCTTGATGGAAATGGGCTTCCGCATGGACCATGAGTTTGTCGCCAAGGGTCACTTGTTCCGTAAGGGTATCATGAAGATTATGGTGTACAAGATCTTCCGCATCCTGGTGCCAGGAAACACAGACAGCACCGAGGCCTTGTCACTTTCCTATCTTGTGGAACTAAGTGTTGTTGCCCCAGCTGGTCAGGACATGGTCTCTGATGACATGAGGAACTTTGCCGAGCAGCTGAAACCTCTGGTTCACCTAGAGAAAATAGACCCCAAGAGGCTCATGTGA